A region of the Serinicoccus profundi genome:
CACGTTGTCGCTGGGGCCCATGACCTCGACCCCGAGGCCGGAGAGGTAGGCGTGGATCGTGCCTGCGGCCAGCCACACGGCCTCACCACCCGCCAACGTGACGCGGTTGAGCATGAGCGCCACGAGGATCCCGGGGTCTCCCGGGTGGTGGGTCGCGAGCAGCTGCACCAGCTCGCCCTCGGCCGTCCCCATGCCCGTCGGCGCGGCGGCCGTGACCTCCGCCACCAGCTCATCGACGAGCTCCTCGCCCGAGAGCAGCCACGCGAGGGCGTCCCGGCACGCGGCCGCGGGGTCCGGGGCGCCGACCAGGAGCGAGCGCCAGTGGGCCAGCCCGGCGGAGGGCCGCCCTGCGTCGAGCCGATCAAGGAGGTCGACGGTCTCCTGGAGGGGGCGGAAGCCGCACAGCGCGTTGAAGCCGTCCTCGACCGCCAGCAGGACCTCCGGCTTGGCGTGCGGGTCGCGATAGTTCCGCTCGGGCGCGTCCCGGGCCACGCCGTCCGCCTCCTCGCGGGCGAACCCGGCCCTGGCCTGCTCGGGGTCGGGGTGCGCCTGCAGCGACAGCGGGGCCCCGGCGGCGAGGAGCTTCATGAGGAAGGGCAGCGAGGTGCCGGTGGCGGTCTCCCAGGCAGACAGGTCCGCCCACGGCATGTCCGCCGAGGTCACCGCGCTGGGGGAGGAGGGGTGTGCGCCCAACCACAGCTCCGCCTCGGGGCCGGTGCCGGGGACCTGCCCGCGGGCCGTGGTGATCCCGCCCGTCCGCCCCCAGGCGTAGTCCATGACGGCGCCGTCGATCCGGACCGTGCTGCTCATCGCTCCACCCTACTGAGGCGCACCGACACCGTGCGCGGGGACGACGGCATACCCGACGTCTGTCGGCACCATCGGGCACACTGGCCCCGTGGACCTGCCCGTCATGCCCCCGGTCAAGCCGATGCTCGCCAAGCCCGCGGCGGCGCTGCCGCAGGGCTGGCTCTACGACCCGAAGTGGGACGGCTTCCGCTCGATCGTCTTCCGCGACGGTGAGGAGGTCGAGCTGGGGTCGCGCAACGAGAAGCCCATGACCCGCTACTTCCCCGAGCTCGTCGAGGCGATCCGGGCCGAAGTGCCGCAGCGGTGCGTCCTCGACGGGGAGATCGTCGTGTCCTCACCCGGCGGGGACCGCCTCGACTTCGAGGCCCTCGGTCAGCGCATCCACCCGGCCGACTCGCGCGTGCGGATGCTCAGCGAGGCGACGCCGGCGGCCTTCGTGGCCTTCGACCTGCTCGCCCTGGGCGAGGAGGACCTCACCGGTATGCCGTTCCGCGAGCGCCGCGCCCGGCTCGAGTCGATCCTGCCCGCGGTCAGCGCGGGCTCGGTGCACCTGTCGCCGCTCACCGACGACCTCGACCTCGCGATGCGGTGGTTCGTCGACTTCGAGGGGGCCGGGCTCGACGGCATCATCGGCAAGGACCCCGAGGAGACCTACCAGCCCAACAAGCGCGTCCTCACCAAGCTCAAGCACACCCGGACGGCCGACTGCGTGGTCGCCGGCTACCGCACCCACAAGTCCAGTGAGGAGGCGATCGGCTCGCTGCTGCTCGGCATCTTCACCCCGCAGGGGCGGCTGGCCCACGTCGGGGTGTCGTCCTCGTTCACGATGGCGCGCCGCCGCGAGCTCTTCACCGAGCTGCAGCCCCTGGTCACCGGGTTCGAGGGCCACCCGTGGGACTGGGCCGCGCACGCGCAGGCCGACACCCCCCGCAAGAGCGAGGGGTCGCGCTGGGCCGCGGGCAAGGACCTCTCCTTCACCCCGCTGCGCCCGGAGCGGGTGGTGGAGGTGAAGTACGACTACCTCGAGGGTGACCGGTTCCGGCACACCGCGCACTTCCTGCGCTGGCGCGAGGACCGCGAGCCCGAGAGCTGCACCTACGACCAGCTCGACCAGCCGGTCGACTTCCCGCTGACCGACGTGCTCGGTGCGCCGGTGACCGCAGCTGCCGACCTGGGCGAGGGGCCGCGGTGACGGGGCGGATGACGACGACCGCCGGTCGGGCCGCCGCGGTCGGCACCGCGGTGGCCGGCGGGGCCGCGCTCGGAGGTGCGGTCTCGATGGGCACGGCGACCTACTTCGCCCACCGCGTCATCACCCCCGAGCACGAGAAGAAGGACGACGTCACCGTCGTCTCGACCGACCGGCAGGCCGGGACCATCACCCTGCGTGCCGACCCCCAGACCACCTCGCAGGGCCGCTACGGTCTCTGGCTGGACGGCGGGGTCGGGCACGCCCGGATCGGGGAGGTCCTCGAGCCCGCCCACGAGGAGGAGGGCGGCAGGTCGGGCCGTCGCCA
Encoded here:
- the manA gene encoding mannose-6-phosphate isomerase, class I, giving the protein MSSTVRIDGAVMDYAWGRTGGITTARGQVPGTGPEAELWLGAHPSSPSAVTSADMPWADLSAWETATGTSLPFLMKLLAAGAPLSLQAHPDPEQARAGFAREEADGVARDAPERNYRDPHAKPEVLLAVEDGFNALCGFRPLQETVDLLDRLDAGRPSAGLAHWRSLLVGAPDPAAACRDALAWLLSGEELVDELVAEVTAAAPTGMGTAEGELVQLLATHHPGDPGILVALMLNRVTLAGGEAVWLAAGTIHAYLSGLGVEVMGPSDNVLRGGLTGKHVDTVELLGILDTTPGPTPRLAPTPVGPGVTAYRPPHRPGGDDVAFQVLRAAAPATVSTAGPSVGLALDAEVRLRSEGLDLTLLRGEACFTDGARTLTVEGDGVLYLATTSA
- a CDS encoding ATP-dependent DNA ligase — encoded protein: MDLPVMPPVKPMLAKPAAALPQGWLYDPKWDGFRSIVFRDGEEVELGSRNEKPMTRYFPELVEAIRAEVPQRCVLDGEIVVSSPGGDRLDFEALGQRIHPADSRVRMLSEATPAAFVAFDLLALGEEDLTGMPFRERRARLESILPAVSAGSVHLSPLTDDLDLAMRWFVDFEGAGLDGIIGKDPEETYQPNKRVLTKLKHTRTADCVVAGYRTHKSSEEAIGSLLLGIFTPQGRLAHVGVSSSFTMARRRELFTELQPLVTGFEGHPWDWAAHAQADTPRKSEGSRWAAGKDLSFTPLRPERVVEVKYDYLEGDRFRHTAHFLRWREDREPESCTYDQLDQPVDFPLTDVLGAPVTAAADLGEGPR